TGGTTCGGTGTCTTTCCTCCCCTTCAACTCAATGCATTTGTACAAGTCTTTCAGTGAAAAACCAATATTCCAGTACCCTCCATATTATACTGCTAGGAACTTCATTGTTTGGCTTATTTTGATGTCTGCCATTCTCATTGCTCTTGCTTGTACATAATCTGCATCTATCACTTTTCTATGAGATCTTAAATAGGCGACACATACTTAAGAAGTCATTTTATGGTTGTGCTCCTGATTTCTCCAAATTCTAAAATCTGTCTTCTACAATGATcgaacaaaaaatataaaagctaCCATGGATCAAACCAATACTAATTAACTCCTTAATCTAGATCGGTCCATAACCAACATGGTTTAACCGATATTATTCTGGACTAATATACTCCTAAACATGACTACTTGAGGCCCAGTCTGCAACGACACATACTAAACTAATGACTGAAGAAGATTCAGATCAAACCCTAGACATATGTCTCATCCCGGGCTAATGGACTGTCTCGACCGTCTTGAACTTGAATCAACATCACGGTCCTTTGTAAAGCTTCGTGGTCGAGCCCCACAATGGCTGTTTAGTCTTGCTCTTGATCTTGTATTGTGCGCACCAAAGCTCGAAGAGATTCTTTGAATCATTTGGCCCTAACTCTTGTCACTGGACTCGTAGGCACCTTTACTGGATCAACACTTGTAGACGCTACACCTTGACCTTGACCCGCATCACATAACATTAAAGAATTAAATTactaaagaaaaaatttttatctTCTAAAGTTTTTTCTCTTAAACAAATATTGATTTCAAAGAACTAATATAGTAAATAAAAACTTTGAAGTTAAACAAAATAACAAGTTAATTCATGAACAACATATTCAAGTTTGCTTATTTTAATTACTACTGGTAAGtcaaaaatgagaaaagaagataTATTAAGAAATAtaattgtattttattttttaacaaaaaatataaTGTAGAATTTGTACATGTAAGGAAACAATAATAGAATATAACTGAACTTAAACTTCAATTATTTgttgaataaaaaattttaaaaaaataaagataataaTAGAAGAATTTCTTGTTTTGTCATATAGCAaggaattgaaaaaataaaaccaatttgggtggtacttgttttagtttgttaaaagaaagaataaaaagaaaacctAGTGAGAACTTTCCCATATCCATACTTATATGGACACAACATTAGCCTATAATAAGTTGCAAAGAATTGGatttcaagtaataaaaattacaattattcaaaaaattaGAAGAAGAATAACTAATTGTACAATTTAAATGAATTAGTGTGAGTAATATGctaaaaaatatgaaatatagaaggattggaaaatgaaaattattaaaattttagaaGTATTTATAAATAATCAACCAAATAATAAGAGTAGAGTACATGATTGgagagaaataaaaaaagataacTATGAGTTAGTCGATAAAAGATAGCACAAATAATGTAAACACGTATGAAGTATGATATTGatatattgaatgaaatttactATAATAATTAAAATTTGTCCAAATTTTAGAATAACTCGAGAGTAGCCCATTCAACAACCTATCAAAATGGGAACTAAATAGTAAATTATTGTAGATATGGCATACGATTTATAATCTgtccaaaaataaaatagcctTAAAAGTTGAACTATTAACCTACCCAAATTAGATATTAAACACAATAACTtctaaattgaagaaaaaatgcaagtggaaaaaaaacaagattgattcttgttaagaaaaataaaacaattaaaaatgacAATATAAAGTGTGAAATACATGTCGCAAAAATATTGGGCTTTTACTTGGTAGATTGTGAGAATAATCACGTCAGCAACTTACTATATAGAGAAATAATCAATTGAAAGATGGGATTGATTCCTGTTGACAAAATTTGGGTGGAGAAAAAAGGATGGGAAAAAAGTGAGTGGAAAAAGGATGGATTGATggcttttgacaaaaataaacacTTAAAAGTTTATTATTACCAAAAATAAAGTACTTAAAACCTGCCCAAGTTAAATATTAGACATAATGAGTatgaaaattaagaaaaagaagTTGGTgcaaaaaaaagatgaaactcattcttgttgaaaaaaataagcacttaaattataaattattataaaaataaatcaattaaaacttgtccaaattaaatattaaacacaataattactaaaattaagggaaaaaaagtTGGTAAAAAAGAAGGTATTGATTCttgttaacaaaaataaaatatttaaaattgaccaaataaattgtGAAATATATGCAAGTGGTAAAAAAGATAGGGCTTCCATTTGGCAAAATGTTAGAATAGCCAAGAAAACAACTTACCATATAGAAAACTAAACAATGAATTACTATATGATATAATGTTATATATGATTTCATATGAtagattaattgaaatttaTCAAAATGTATTGAATTTTAGATAGAATAAAAGTTATTTAAATTTCAataatattaaatacaaaatcaaACCAAATAATAGCGATAGAAAAGagttaaaaatagaaaaattatgaGGTAATTGACAAAAAGGATTTAGAAGGGCATAATTAATACAAACttatataaaataagaaatcgATTGAAAGTTGCTATAGTGTCAAATaagtgaaaaaggaaaacagaataAGTAggtgaaaaaataaagaaagaatcaATTGTTATCAGAAACAAAACATTTAAGCGTTAAAAGCTGCTATaggtaagaaaataaaaatgaaaaagagaatAAGTAGGCAAAAATATAAAGACAGAATTGACTGTTACTAAAAAGAAGATACTTAAAAGAtactcaaataaaaataaataaatttagctGTGTGTCGAAAATATAACGTGTCAATTTGGCAGAAGTTTATAATTAACTCAGCAACATACCAAAGTGGGAGCTGAAtagtattttattatatatatatatatatatatatatgcacacatacacacacatacatatatattaggACACTAGGGTAATTATCTTTAATTTATGGCATTTCTGTATATTTTATAGCATGAGAAAAAAAGAggataaattaattaaattagaGTAGAACCTTctaatttatttacttttggcTCACCAGCTATATATATAAGGTTGAACACTAGGGCAATTATCATTAATTTATGGTGTTTATGTTTATTTTGTAGTATGAGAAAAAAAAGATGGTAATTTAACTAAATCATTGTGGAACTTtctaatttgtttatttttggcTCTccggctatatatatatatatatatatatatatataagattagaATATTAGGGTAATTATCTTTTATTTAGAATGTTTATATTTATCTTGtagtttgagaaaaaaaaaagagggcaaATTAACTAAATCACAATAGacatttttaatttgtttacttttagctCTCCAACTTTATTTAGAATTTGCATTGATACTTAATCCaactttttatttaaattttaaaagagATAATATGTTTTATGTGTTGTTCACTTACATTTAGGTTTTAGTTTAATTAATAGCCAAAAAAGTTTAACTCACTAAtaattctttttaaaaaatttacaaGATTTTACTTTTGAGAGATGACTTTAGAGTATGTAGAATCACATCATATATTCAATTCTAAACAAGACTCATTGGCcaacatataaaaaaaaaattccttgccTCGCTAAAGATGGAATCACTTTCTTTTTTGAACAAAATGAAGTTGGTTAATTAAACATGTACTTTGTGCAAATTACTTAATGTTTTTATATTCCATGTTCTACAATTAGCTGGCCATTAATTGTAAACTAACTAAGGTATTGGATGATATAACtaataaaaaattcaatattAGTTGATAAAAGCATTAATCCTAAGTTAGACACTCATATATTGTGGctaaaataagtaatttcaaaGAATTTAACTAATGTATATCAAGTTTTACACTACGAGAATAggcatattattattattagaagTATATTAGGTATGCTTCCAAAAGTGGGATCACATAAATTAGCAAATAACAACATAACATCGGTCAGAAAGAAAAATTCAATTAGTCGAGTGATTTATTAGCAAAGGTAATTCGAAAATATGAGATCGAGGTGCTTTGTCTTGTTattttcactctctcttgttttaTGTTGTTTTGTTTAGTTTCATTTACTTACATTGACTAatattctaaataataaagaaatttgATTAAGTAAGTGGATTAATATTTCCGAAGAGGGTTGAGTTAGGTGGTAAGGTAGGAGGGATAATAAGTAGAAGAACTTGGATTCAAAACCTCCtacttataaaaataaataaatgaatgaataaaataaaaaagtggaTTAATATTCCTTGTGACATGGACAACCGAATTCAACTCATACTCATATATGACCAGTGAACTtacaattagaaaaaaaaaagtgtgcaGTTGTGGCAAATTTTATTTGGTGTCTTTCACTTgttctcattttcatttcttaGTGCATTTTTTATTCTTCTCAAATAATTGTATTTTGAGCAAGTATTAGAGGAATTTTTGGGACTTGGAAAAGGACACTGAAGGAAGCGAAGAAgcaacaagagaagaaagagCAAAAATGGATTTGTACTACTTCCAATGCGCCAATGAGAGAGGTGCTAAAAAAACCCTTAGGTATGAATGAAAATGAATTGCGAGGGTATGTTAAATGTTAAATTGAACAAATTAAAGCATATTGATTGAGCAAAATAGAAACTTTTATCTTGTTTTTTCCAATTATATAACTTCTGCTTTgtatggaagatattttgctatTTATGAATGTATGAAAGCACTATATACGGATAACTTCAATGAGTTTCAACAATACAATtctaattttgatcaatttaATGCTACTTGGATGAATTAGGAATCTAGATTATCTATCTAGTGAATTTGAAAACAACCTTGTAAAGCATTGTAAAATTATCATATTTTAAGAGGAAGATGAGTGTAACATAAATTAGAAGACAATGTGACTTTAAAGTTGAacaaaaatgattcatttttaaTTATGGATGTAGCTTCTAAAGGCACCATAGATAAATTTAAGTTCTAAAGGCATCATAGATAAAGCCACCATTGTGGGGTCCCATTGGTGAATTCTCAATTGCCGCAAGCCAAAAAGAAATATCTATAAAGAGTTTGAGATAAGTAAAACACTTCAGTCTCTCACTCATTTCGAATATGCGGCCCTTGAAACTAAACCAAGTCCTGAGCAATTGAGGTTGTTAGAtacttcttgtttttcctctttgTAAGATAGCGACAATATTGGATGGAAGAGGTAACTAATACAAAGCTATAGTCAAGAATTTGAACTACCTTGTGATGATTTACCATGACCTAGTGGATTACTCTATGAAGAAGTCTCATTGAATAAGAGAGTATAGTCAAACTAATAACTGTAAAAAACTTATTAGGAGGCACACCAATTTTTAGTTTATGATGTTGGCATGGTTTTGATTTTCTTTATTTCCTTTAAGGAAACTCgggttagggttttttttttttttttgcaaagaaatgttgaagaaggaataaAGTATCTCAAAGACAATTTCAAAAATGAATTGTGGCTATGAAGGAGCATTCTCTTTacctttatttgttttgtttatgTTTATGATTTAAAGCTAGAGGTAAAGTACTTTTCTTCATTATTTGAGCAATTTATGTGTGTTAAGTGATGAAGTTTTTGTTACTAAATtgcttaatttttaattattgtaGGTAGTTGCATAATTTTCACTAAAAGAGATCttgttttccttaaaaaatatatgtatgttatgtgttttcaatttttttcatttgaaacaaattgaatgaaatggaaaatgaaaatgggTTAAAATGGGACATGGGGCTTTTTATgcgtttttaaattttttccttttgtcatTTCAGTTATGAGTTTTAGTCTAGAGAACAAATCTATTCTGGAAGAGTTGTCTTGCAGTTTCGCAATACTACTTGACCTATATGAGACATGGGACCAATGATAGGATTAACAGTTAGGAAGGCAGCCATGGGTCTCATAATATAATTTGATATACATGAGACATGGGGTCAATGGTCGGGGAAATAGCTACAACGGATCGAAATTTTCTTGGATCCAATGCCGAATCCTCATTAAATTGCATCATTAGAATTGAGCCAGCTTCTGGTATCTTTAACTAGGGTGCCGGTTCACCCTTCTTGATCTTTTCCCTTCATCCCATGGTCCAAATGGTTCTAATCATCCCTTGAACGTTGCCGTATTTCTAAAATCTAAAAAATGCACATTTTACTATCAAATTGAATACTTTTGCCTCATTTCCTTAATCGAAAAACTTTAGTacaaaatcaaccaaaatacttAGTAATctatcacaaaaaataaaaagaataaaaaaatacaTAATTATACAAAACAATATGCAAAACATATATCTGTAGCGTCTATAGCCTATAGGCCAGCCAAATTATGCCGGATTAGATCAACTCTTTTGATGTCTCTCCGAGTGTTTAATCTAACTGTGTGCGTGTATTATTGATcatttgagagaaaaaaaaactcttttgtataataattcactattataTTTATGTTTTGCAATGTTATCCTTTTAATGTTCAATTTCCACCGGTATTTTTACTGTATGCATTTGGTAAGCCTTAAGTTTCCAATCCTCAATCTTTTAACTCTCATTACTTGGTTTTTACGAGTTTGTAATGACGTGGAagtatgcaaaaaaaaaaaaaattgaatattttctccaatatatatgtatttgtaAATATACGTGCATACATATTTATGTATGTGTATGTGTATATACAAATGTATATAGATATTTGCATACATGCATAGAAATATGCATacactcatatatatatatatatatatatatatatatatatatatatatatacatatatacacacatacgCATGCTCAAACACACTAATGAGGTGTCGGAATATGAATACACTGTGAGAATTTTGGCTTTGTACTCATAAAACTATTGAAATCATCTCACATTAcattttaattttataattgcttgttatatatttgtttaattatcATTCGCAATAATCATTGATGTGCAATTCTACTAAGTTTTCATATGGGGTAGCAACTTGAAAGTTGCTAATTGAATTAGAAATACTAAAAGCTCAATATTTGAAGTTACGAGTTCTATGATTatgaaaaattataacataCTGAATTAGTTTGGATATTATGAATATAAATatgattatttttataaatcacCTGTCTAATTGTGTTCTTCTACATGATCTTCAACTATAGATTTACTCATCAATTTTGACActcataattttattttttttttcctcaaacgTTAGATGtcatattatatatattcaCTTGATAGTACAAGGGCTTAATTACAAAAAAGAAGTCTCAGCCTTCCAGTCATTGTTGGCTGCTTCTACTAACCAAGTTGGGAAGTTGTTTTCCCAATCAATGTCATTAACTAGCTGTGTTGCAAATTTTGCTATCCTATGACTTCCTACATTAGCTGATCTAGACACAAATGAAACTGTGCATTGTTCAAAACCTTTCATTAGGTCCTCAATGTCTTCCTGAACGGTTGCTAAATGATCGTCCTGGACATTGTTGCTGAAAATCATGTCAACTGCTGCTTTACAATCTGACAGCACTTCTATCTTTTCCCATTTCGCTTGTCTTGCCATTTGAAGAGCCATTCTAATAGCTAGTGTTTCTTCCATTAATGCCTGTCCCTGCTTTGACTCCCTTACTCCTTTAGCTCTCAAAATCTCCCATGTCCATTTCCTTGCTATTATCCCCTTTCTCGTTCTgatcaaatttgaatttattgCCGCATCTGTATTGATTCTGATGACTCCTTCCTTTGGTGAATCTCTCATTCTTACTTGCTGGACAGCCCGTTCTTCTCCCACATGTTCCTTGCTTTGTTGTCCTGTAACCTCTTCATATTCAGCCCATTCTTGTTGTGCCTTCCCAATAATCTCTCTTGcctctccttttttttgttcaaaatgGGTCCTATTCCTTACTTTCCATATCTGCCAAAGTATGTTGGCAGTTAGGTtgattctttcttttccatATGCCATTATCTCTGCCTGATTCACTGCTTCCCACCATCTCCACATATTATTTTGAAGATCATGCAGTCCTTCCCACCTCACTGGTGCTATTTTCCATACAAATTGAGCTATCGGGCAGTGGAAAAACATGTGCTCCATTGTTTCAACTCCCTCCCCACAGACACTGCAAATTATGTCCCCCTTCCCTGTTCTATTAAAGACAGTCTCTTTGGTAGCTAAACTATTCTGTAGACTCCTCCAAATGAAAAGTTTCAGCTTGTGCTTTAAGTTTAGCTTCCAAAGATGCTTCCATATGCTATGCTTCCTGATTTCCCAACTTGTTTCTTCTCCTCCTCTTGTCtcctttcttatctttcagtACATTTGCATAGGCTGTCTTCACCGTGTACACCCCCGATTTTGAGAAACTCCAGAATAGCCTGTCCTTTCTTTTGAAGCAACTAATTGGCATGCTGAATATCTGAACTATATCCTCTGGATTGAAAATTTGTTGTAGAATTTCTGCATTCCATCTTCCATCTTTAATTAACTGATTTACAGTTTGAATCTGGCAATTTAGAGGACAGCTTGTGGATACCTTGCCTGTACTTGAACCCATAATCCACCTATCCTTCCAATGTTTATCTAACAACCATCTCCTACTATTTTCCACAAACCTCTTTGTACCAGTTTCCATGCACTGTGAATGCTTTTCCACGTCCATGATGCAGATTGGAGGGGATTACTATCTAGAGCATTTGGGGCCTGTAAATACTTAGCTCTGAGCACCTTACTCATCAGTAGATTTGGGGAGGTAATAATTCTCCAAAACTGCTTGGCAAGTAAGGCTTCATTAAATGCTTCCAAATCTCTAAACCCCAGTCCCCCTTTTCCTTTTACTTCTGATAATTTCTCCCAACTTATCCAATGCATATTCCTATCTTGTTGTGAGCTTCCCCGCCAGAAGTTCGCAATACCCTGCATATATCCCTACACAGTCCCTTAGGCAATTTGAAGCAAGCCATAGCATAATTGGGCATCGCTTGGATCACTGATTTAATCAACACTTCCTTTCCAGCTGAGCTCAACATTTTGTTTTTCCAGCCTTTCATTTTGTTCATGACTAAGCTCTTGATATACCCAAACACTTGATTTTTTGATCTTCCTATAGCCATTGGTAGACCCAAGTATCTGCCACTCCCTGCTTCCCTCATGTTGCCTAGCTCTTGACACACTTTTTCTCTGACATGTGATGGAGTATTCCTACTAAAATACACggctgatttttcaaaatttaccaTTTGATCAGACATCTTGGCGTACTCCAGTAGGATATCCTTCACCTGCTTGGCCTCCTGGACTGTTGCTTTGCTGCATATTAATGAGTCATCTGCAAAGAATAAATGCGAAATTTGGGGCTTGCCTTTGCTGGCTTTGATTCCTGTGACATTCCCCTGGCTAATCTCCCTGTTGATCATATGAGATAATCCCTCTGCACAAATCAAAAAAAGGTAAGGAGAAAGGGGGTCTCCTTGTCTTAGCCCTCTACTGGTTTTGATGTATCCCACCCTTTCTCCATTCAGGTTAAAAGAATATGATACAGATGAAACACAGGACATGATCCAACGAACAAAAATAGGACAGAAACCCATGCACATCATCATCCTCCCTACAAACTGCCATTCAACCCTATCATAAGCTTTAGACATATCTAGTTTCAAGGCCATAAAACCtacttttcctttcctcttaTTTTTAAGGTAATGCATGACTTCATGAGCAATAAGCACATTATCCATAATCTGCCTGCCAGGGACAAAAGCAGATTGAGATTCACTGATGCACCTATTAAGAACCATTTTCAGTCTATTAGCCAGAACCTTAGAGATAATTTTATACATAGTGTTGCACAGACTGATAGGCCTATACTGAGTCAAGTTTAGAGGGTTATCTATCTTAGGGATCAAAGTAATAAGAGTATCATTAAAAGCTCTCAGCATATTACCAGTATGGAAGAAACTGGTAACAGCATTCACCACATCAAGCCTGATTATATTCCAATACTTTTGGAAAAACAAAGGAGACATACCATCTGTGCCCGGAGATTTATTTGGATGCATAGAAAAGAGAGCTTTTTTTATTTCAGCTTCCTCCACTAGTTGTATCAGTCGCTCATTCATCTGTCTTGAGATAGTATTAGGAACATCTTGTGGCACTTCCACCTCCTCAGTGTTTTTGGTTGTGAGCATCTGTTGGTAATAGCTACATATCTCCTCCTTCATTTCTTGATCTGTACTACACCAGTTCCCATTATCTCGCTGCAGTATTGTGATTTTGTTCCTCTTCCTCGTAGCCATCACACTTGCATGGAAGTAAGCTGTGTTCTTGTCCCCCTCCTTCAGCCACCTGCATCTAGCTTTCTGACTCCAGTAGAGTTCCTCCTCCTTATATGCCTTGCTAAGCTTCAGCTTTAATTCTGCTATCTGGCCTCGTATCCCTTCTCCACTTTACTCTTTTATTTCCAGCAGCTTCTCCTTTACCTGTGTAATCTTCTTCCCAGAGTTCATCCTCAACTTTCTGTTCCATGCCAGCAGAGCCATTCTACATTCCCTTATCTTCCTCATCACTATGAACATCCTAGATCCTTTCTGTTCTATTTCCCATGCTGTCTTTATGATTCCTTTACTATCCTCATTTCTTGCCCACCTTAGATCAAAATAGAATCTCTTTTTTAGCTTCCTTTGATTGGGGTTATTATCCAGAATAAGAATGCTATGGTCTGAGGCTTCAGTTTCTTGATGATGACAGATTGCTTTAGCAAAAAGTTGGTACCAGCCCACTGATCCTAAACATCTATCAAGCCTCTCTCTTACCTCACCATCCCTTTCCCATTGATTACACCACGTCCATGGTTTCCCTTCAAAATCTATGTCAACTAACTCATT
This region of Coffea arabica cultivar ET-39 chromosome 3c, Coffea Arabica ET-39 HiFi, whole genome shotgun sequence genomic DNA includes:
- the LOC140037856 gene encoding uncharacterized protein; translated protein: MEEVLVSALKRFKLSEREVEGIDLSDEDVEFEKEAEREKAQRGGPWILDNQVLVIREWSAGFEKNIECFRFSPLWVQIWNLPTHWMSSAAGLKIGRVFRKVNEVILPPGGGKDGRHMKISAEVDLLQPLIRGTTVKLNGEVVWVEFKYERCPDFCYKCGVIGHGDKEGTGKEMMLRTQTKELGEGKIESSTPRGVLESRGQKEVIGQTDGFGSRDGGVKERKVGQEREKWEEILGSNNRGEKEERIRSGKEKLGGGRRERTEGSFREFNRFIKENELVDIDFEGKPWTWCNQWERDGEVRERLDRCLGSVGWYQLFAKAICHHQETEASDHSILILDNNPNQRKLKKRFYFDLRWARNEDSKGIIKTAWEIEQKGSRMFIVMRKIRECRMALLAWNRKLRMNSGKKITQIAELKLKLSKAYKEEELYWSQKARCRWLKEGDKNTAYFHASVMATRKRNKITILQRDNGNWCSTDQEMKEEICSYYQQMLTTKNTEEVEVPQDVPNTISRQMNERLIQLVEEAEIKKALFSMHPNKSPGTDGMSPLFFQKYWNIIRLDVVNAVTSFFHTGNMLRAFNDTLITLIPKIDNPLNLTQYRPISLCNTMYKIISKVLANRLKMVLNRCISESQSAFVPGRQIMDNVLIAHEVMHYLKNKRKGKVGFMALKLDMSKAYDRVEWQFVGRMMMCMGFCPIFVRWIMSCVSSVSYSFNLNGERVGYIKTSRGLRQGDPLSPYLFLICAEGLSHMINREISQGNVTGIKASKGKPQISHLFFADDSLICSKATVQEAKQVKDILLEYAKMSDQMVNFEKSAVYFSRNTPSHVREKVCQELGNMREAGSGRYLGLPMAIGRSKNQVFGYIKSLVMNKMKGWKNKMLSSAGKEVLIKSVIQAMPNYAMACFKLPKGLCRDICRVLRTSGGEAHNKIGICIG
- the LOC113735708 gene encoding uncharacterized protein; its protein translation is MEHMFFHCPIAQFVWKIAPVRWEGLHDLQNNMWRWWEAVNQAEIMAYGKERINLTANILWQIWKVRNRTHFEQKKGEAREIIGKAQQEWAEYEEVTGQQSKEHVGEERAVQQVRMRDSPKEGVIRINTDAAINSNLIRTRKGIIARKWTWEILRAKGVRESKQGQALMEETLAIRMALQMARQAKWEKIEVLSDCKAAVDMIFSNNVQDDHLATVQEDIEDLMKGFEQCTVSFVSRSANVGSHRIAKFATQLVNDIDWENNFPTWLVEAANNDWKAETSFL